The following proteins are encoded in a genomic region of Arachis stenosperma cultivar V10309 chromosome 4, arast.V10309.gnm1.PFL2, whole genome shotgun sequence:
- the LOC130974435 gene encoding protein MAIN-LIKE 2-like codes for MGDDPGRLYRLDGVAHIAGVINDEPQRCISSMRRQQEMRLDERYVPYLQMAGLYHLARLNDIWFRLDEPLVSAFVERWRPETHTFHMPFGECTITLQDVSYHLGLPMDGHYVSGCLTDFHETFGECPEWADEETVRRFARVYIMMLFGTQLFADKSGNRIHIRWLPYVVRLEEMGGYSWGRRRLHGYTGVCAEWPTNMS; via the exons ATGGGGGACGATCCGGGAAGGCTGTATCGTTTGGATGGAGTCGCTCACATCGCCGGGGTGATCAACGACGAG CCCCAGCGCTGCATATCGAGTATGCGGCGGCAGCAGGAAATGCGACTGGATGAGCGGTACGTTCCGTACTTGCAGATGGCCGGATTATACCATCTTGCGAGATTGAACGACATATGGTTCCGATTAGACGAGCCACTTGTGAGTGCATTCGTCGAGCGGTGGCGTCCGGAGACGCACACTTTCCATATGCCGTTCGGAGAGTGCACGATCACACTTCAGGACGTATCATACCATTTGGGGTTGCCAATGGACGGACATTACGTGAGTGGCTGCCTTACGGATTTCCAT GAGACCTTCGGAGAGTGCCCTGAGTGGGCCGACGAGGAGACAGTTAGGCGCTTTGCCCGTGTTTATATCATGATGTTGTTTGGCACCCAGCTTTTTGCCGACAAGTCCGGCAATCGTATTCACATCAGATGGCTACCGTACGTGGTTAGGCTTGAAGAGATGGGTGGCTACAGTTGGGGTCGGCGGCGCTTGCATGGCTATACCGGTGTATGTGCCGAGTGGCCAACAAACATGTCGTGA